A genomic window from Cryobacterium sp. SO2 includes:
- a CDS encoding multicopper oxidase domain-containing protein, with amino-acid sequence MKDKLWHIVSGSLVPAWLAAAVILTVLHRQLPSSGWLLVHLLLLGAVSTAILIWSQHFADTLLRRKALGHRVSLGLRLTAHTVGAIAVMTGMVIGWYPLVLAGGILVGLNALAHAAVIVGQTRGAMPGRFAPLVRYYVASGVTLAAGVTLGILMARLDGGGEDYERLFIGHLALNLLGWVGLTVIGTIALLWPTVLHTRVEGATVAAGSTLTVLVGGLGLVALGCLADLRLVVALGILIYLVALGRVLWEGVGHLRRAPAVTFAAWSLGAAQVWFALCTLGFGLQVALAPSWTAAAAGVEALVPYFAIGFAAQILLGALSHLVPVVLGGGPGALKATAAELDRGGLFRVVVVNGGLALSLLPVSSTLTVALSVLIVATLASFLVLFTRALRTNRRVRALPLVRVVPGDRPVPRIRPRHTGRMLAAASVLLLTVTVGIAVDPVSVGLSTVSTQAAGSSAAATATGHTTTVAVDMVNTRFVPDRIEVPVGDELVITLTNSDDMVHNLVLESGLVSGSLDPGAAETVRVGVIGASLDGWCSIAGHRLLGMEISIVAVGADETVDSADGSDSAAADGDTAVMDGMAGMSADGSHTGHDEAATGTTTSAAADIDPMAEPDADFEARDATLPPATVATVHRRTLIVRNVESEVAPGITQMLWTFNGTAPGPTLRGTVGDVFEITLVNKGTVAHSIDFHAGGVAPDEVMRTIQPGGSLVYTFTATRSGIWLYHCSTMPMSVHIANGMFGAVIIDPPGLAAVDREYLVVQSELYLGAQGSEVDAVKVEAQTPDLMVFNGYANQYAARPLEARVGETVRVWVLDAGPNVGSAFHVVGGQFHTVYKEGDYSLKDGGSTGTGGAQVLDLAAAQGGFVELSFSQAGHYPFVSHVMSDAEKGARGIIEVLP; translated from the coding sequence GTGAAAGACAAGCTCTGGCACATCGTCTCGGGAAGCCTGGTGCCCGCCTGGCTCGCAGCCGCGGTGATCCTCACCGTGCTGCACCGCCAACTGCCGTCGTCGGGCTGGCTGCTGGTGCACCTGCTGCTTCTTGGCGCGGTGAGCACGGCCATCCTGATCTGGAGCCAGCACTTCGCCGACACGCTGCTGCGGCGCAAGGCCCTCGGCCACCGCGTCTCGCTCGGCCTGCGGCTGACGGCACACACCGTCGGCGCCATCGCGGTGATGACGGGCATGGTCATCGGCTGGTACCCGCTGGTGCTGGCCGGCGGCATCCTGGTGGGGCTGAACGCTCTGGCGCACGCCGCCGTGATCGTGGGTCAGACCCGTGGGGCGATGCCGGGCCGGTTCGCCCCGTTGGTGCGCTACTACGTGGCCAGTGGCGTGACGCTCGCCGCCGGCGTGACCCTGGGCATCCTGATGGCCCGACTCGACGGCGGCGGCGAGGACTACGAACGCCTGTTCATCGGCCACCTGGCCCTCAACCTGCTCGGCTGGGTGGGCCTCACCGTGATCGGCACCATCGCGCTGCTCTGGCCTACAGTGCTGCACACCCGCGTCGAGGGTGCCACGGTAGCGGCCGGCAGCACCCTGACGGTGCTGGTGGGAGGCCTCGGCCTCGTCGCGCTCGGCTGCCTGGCCGACCTGCGCCTGGTCGTTGCGCTCGGCATTCTGATCTACCTGGTGGCCCTGGGTCGGGTGCTCTGGGAGGGCGTCGGGCACCTGCGGCGGGCGCCCGCGGTGACCTTCGCCGCCTGGAGCCTGGGCGCCGCGCAGGTCTGGTTCGCGCTCTGCACCCTCGGGTTCGGCCTGCAGGTGGCGCTCGCACCCAGCTGGACGGCCGCGGCCGCCGGTGTCGAGGCCCTGGTGCCGTACTTCGCGATCGGCTTCGCCGCGCAGATCCTGCTCGGCGCCCTCAGTCACCTGGTGCCCGTGGTGCTTGGCGGCGGCCCGGGCGCCCTCAAAGCCACCGCGGCCGAGCTCGACCGCGGCGGCCTGTTCCGGGTCGTGGTCGTCAACGGCGGCCTCGCCCTGTCGCTGTTGCCGGTCTCCAGCACCCTCACTGTGGCGCTGTCGGTTCTGATCGTGGCCACCCTGGCCAGCTTCCTGGTGCTGTTCACCCGGGCCCTCCGCACCAACCGGCGGGTGCGCGCCCTGCCGCTCGTGCGGGTGGTGCCCGGCGACCGGCCGGTGCCGCGCATCCGACCGCGCCACACCGGGCGGATGCTCGCGGCCGCGAGCGTGCTGCTGCTCACGGTGACCGTGGGCATCGCCGTGGACCCGGTCTCGGTGGGGCTGTCGACGGTGTCGACCCAGGCCGCCGGTTCGTCCGCCGCCGCGACCGCGACCGGGCACACCACCACGGTGGCGGTGGACATGGTCAACACCCGGTTCGTGCCCGACCGCATCGAGGTGCCGGTTGGCGACGAGCTCGTGATCACCCTCACCAACAGCGATGACATGGTGCACAACCTGGTGCTGGAGTCCGGGCTGGTGTCTGGGTCACTCGACCCGGGCGCAGCCGAGACCGTGCGGGTGGGCGTGATCGGCGCGAGTCTGGACGGCTGGTGCTCGATCGCCGGCCACCGGCTGCTGGGCATGGAGATCAGCATCGTGGCCGTGGGTGCCGATGAGACGGTGGACAGCGCCGATGGCAGCGATAGTGCCGCCGCTGACGGCGACACCGCCGTTATGGACGGCATGGCAGGGATGTCCGCGGATGGCAGCCATACCGGCCACGACGAGGCCGCCACAGGGACTACGACCTCTGCCGCCGCCGATATCGACCCGATGGCCGAACCCGACGCCGACTTCGAGGCGCGCGACGCCACCCTCCCTCCCGCCACGGTCGCCACGGTGCATCGCCGCACCCTGATCGTGCGCAATGTGGAAAGCGAGGTCGCGCCCGGCATCACCCAGATGCTGTGGACCTTCAACGGCACCGCGCCCGGCCCCACCCTGCGCGGCACCGTGGGCGATGTGTTCGAGATCACCCTGGTGAACAAGGGCACCGTCGCGCACTCCATCGACTTCCACGCCGGCGGCGTCGCCCCCGATGAGGTGATGCGCACCATCCAGCCCGGCGGGAGCCTGGTCTACACGTTCACCGCCACCCGGTCGGGCATCTGGCTCTACCACTGCTCCACCATGCCCATGTCCGTGCATATCGCCAACGGCATGTTCGGCGCCGTCATCATCGACCCGCCCGGCCTGGCCGCGGTGGACCGCGAGTACCTCGTGGTGCAGTCCGAGCTCTACCTCGGCGCGCAGGGCAGCGAGGTGGACGCCGTCAAGGTGGAGGCGCAGACCCCCGACCTGATGGTGTTCAACGGTTACGCCAACCAGTACGCCGCCCGGCCGCTCGAGGCCCGTGTCGGCGAGACCGTGCGCGTGTGGGTGCTGGATGCCGGCCCGAACGTGGGCAGCGCCTTCCACGTTGTCGGCGGCCAGTTCCACACCGTTTACAAGGAGGGCGACTACTCGCTGAAAGACGGCGGCAGCACCGGTACCGGTGGCGCCCAGGTGCTCGACCTCGCCGCCGCACAGGGCGGTTTCGTGGAGCTCAGCTTCAGCCAGGCCGGCCATTATCCCTTTGTGAGCCACGTCATGTCGGATGCCGAGAAGGGCGCCCGCGGCATCATCGAGGTACTGCCCTAG